The following proteins are co-located in the Castanea sativa cultivar Marrone di Chiusa Pesio chromosome 8, ASM4071231v1 genome:
- the LOC142605804 gene encoding uncharacterized protein LOC142605804, which produces MEVVLPVEVEIPSIRILLQTKLSEAEWAHSQYEQPNMIDEKHITAVCHGQLYQLCAKRAFNKKVRPRIFEEGDLVLKNCKQAMLDHRGKFAPIYKGPYVVEKAFSGGALILANMDGHDFNTPTNSDVVIRGFRRPKRWMKGNRFLLWLMGAGFRL; this is translated from the exons ATGGAGGTTGTCCTCCCCGTAGAGGTAGAGATCCCGTCTATCAGGATTTTATTGCAGACAAAGCTATCAGAAGCTGAATGGGCCCATTCCCAATATGAACAACCAAACATGATAGATGAGAAGCACATAACCGCAGTGTGCCATGGACAGTTGTACCAACTCTGTGCCAAGCGAGCATTCAACAAGAAAGTTAGACCCAGAATCTTTGAAGAAGGTGATCTAGTCTTGAAGAACTGCAAGCAGGCCATGCTTGATCATAGAGGGAAGTTTGCCCCAATTTACAAGGGCCCCTACGTGGTAGAGAAGGCCTTTTCCGGAGGAGCCTTGATTCTTGCCAACATGGACGGGCATGACTTCAATACGCCCACCAATTCTGACGTCGTCATACG gggttttaGGAGACCAAAAAGATGGATGAAGGGGAAtcgtttcttactttggctgatgggagcaggattccgaTTGtag